A window from Primulina eburnea isolate SZY01 chromosome 2, ASM2296580v1, whole genome shotgun sequence encodes these proteins:
- the LOC140823798 gene encoding transcription factor HHO2-like, protein MGSLMASELSLDRRVLSATSLGGFLTQGSRIHDQSERIAKLDDYVYGLQVEIKKIEVFKRELPLCMGIVNEAMVMMKEELAQFKKPKAVPVLKEFIPLKRTADEKDDTNEISKENDVNSGDKMNWMSSVQLCNSIDQNHHPNSCSGNNKQTLKLDKIKGVEEEMNPPRMNGILRSGVNMAIGMAFAPFEGRNNFPMMMVAKEDGDELIGLTPRDLRIKSPGEEIDSGGFSSKSNCSKTGSSSATDDQSNLLARQKRQQMTRKQRRCWSPELHRRFIDALQQLGGAQAATPKQIREFMQVDGLSNDEVKSHLQKYRLHTRKVSTTHPSTDPVVLGGSWMSKEQYTESSKLGNSQSGSPQSHMQVNGCHSMDDEDDEDDEKSESQFWKNQIQL, encoded by the exons ATGGGCTCGTTGATGGCATCGGAGCTTAGCTTGGATCGCAGGGTTTTATCGGCAACGTCGCTCGGGGGGTTTCTCACGCAGGGTTCGAGGATTCATGACCAATCTGAGAGGATAGCGAAGCTTGATGATTACGTTTACGGGCTTCAAGTCGAGATTAAGAAGATCGAGGTTTTTAAACGGGAGCTGCCTCTTTGCATGGGCATCGTCAACGAGG CGATGGTGATGATGAAGGAAGAGTTAGCGCAGTTTAAGAAACCTAAGGCGGTGCCAGTGTTGAAAGAATTCATTCCATTGAAGAGAACCGCTGATGAAAAAGATGATACAAATGAAATCAGTAAAGAAAATGATGTTAACAGCGGTGATAAAATGAACTGGATGAGCTCCGTGCAGTTATGCAACTCTATTGATCAGAATCATCATCCAAATTCTTGTTCCGGCAACAATAAGCAGACCTTAAAACTTGACAAAATTAAG GGAGTTGAAGAAGAAATGAATCCACCGAGGATGAATGGTATACTTCGGAGTGGCGTGAACATGGCCATAGGAATGGCGTTTGCACCGTTTGAGGGGCGAAATAACTTCCCCATGATGATGGTGGCGAAGGAAGATGGTGACGAATTGATTGGGCTTACGCCTCGTGACCTTAGGATCAAGAGTCCAGGCGAGGAAATTGATTCTGGTGGTTTTAGCTCTAAATCGAACTGTAGCAAAACAGGGTCCTCTTCTGCAACCGATGATCAATCGAATTTACTGGCTCGACAGAAACGTCAGCAGATGACTAGGAAGCAAAGGAGGTGCTGGTCACCTGAGTTACATCGCCGGTTTATTGATGCCCTGCAGCAGCTTGGAGGTGCCCAAG CTGCGACTCCTAAACAAATTAGAGAGTTTATGCAAGTTGATGGTCTATCCAATGATGAAGTGAAGAGTCATTTGCAA AAATATCGGCTTCACACTCGTAAAGTTTCTACAACGCACCCCTCAACCGATCCTGTCGTTCTTGGAGGTTCGTGGATGTCCAAAGAACAGTATACTGAATCCTCAAAGCTGGGAAATTCCCAGTCAGGATCCCCTCAGAGCCATATGCAGGTAAACGGATGCCACAGCATGGACGACGAAGATGACGAAGATGATGAAAAGTCCGAGTCCCAGTTTTGGAAGaatcagattcagttatga
- the LOC140824834 gene encoding la-related protein 6C-like, whose protein sequence is MAQLIMKKGVDIGNELQVFDDAYEDEKKGDGMIGGGTFKFNAAAPEFVPKSQAAEVSTMGYFFPCLPYIDGNSGGSWIYVAAGQEACNIPMVSDQKPKNKAAAASGGALPQHREKGNAISDELKQKIIKQVEYQFSDMSLLANESFVKHVNKDPEGFVPMNIISSTKKLKSLNVSHQIMAEALRSSSKLIVSHDGKKVKRKLPFTEKEKEELQLRTVIAENLPDDHSHQNIQKIFNVVGSIKAIRICQPQDPNASRSSKGDAVISNKLHALVEYENHRTAEKAAEKLNDERNWREGMRVRVMLRRSPKSVLKNRKSEFEGYLDNDEGPSMSHEEDSSSRANVSESFEAEETSAGSKKTWAKNRAKTKPRNQLQTARSLPTTSSSSSSSCSVLGEISAKQNKKGPRMPDGTRGFTMGRGKSLSVPVHSS, encoded by the exons ATGGCGCAATTGATCATGAAGAAAGGCGTTGATATTGGGAACGAACTCCAGGTGTTTGATGATGCGTATGAGGACGAGAAGAAGGGGGATGGAATGATCGGTGGCGGCACGTTCAAATTCAACGCGGCAGCTCCGGAGTTCGTGCCGAAGTCGCAGGCAGCGGAGGTGTCCACGATGGGGTATTTCTTCCCTTGTCTGCCATATATTGATGGGAATAGTGGCGGTAGTTGGATTTACGTTGCTGCGGGTCAAGAAGCCTGTAATATTCCTATGGTTTCCGATCAGAAGCCCAAGAACAAGGCGGCTGCCGCCTCCGGCGGAGCTCTGCCCCAACACCGTGAAAAGGGAAACGCCATCTCTGACGAGCTTAAGCAGAAGATTATCAAACAA GTGGAATATCAATTTAGCGACATGAGCTTGCTAGCCAATGAATCCTTTGTGAAACATGTCAACAAAGATCCCGAAGGCTTCG TTCCAATGAACATCATTTCATCGACAAAGAAACTCAAATCCTTGAATGTTAGCCACCAAATCATGGCGGAAGCTCTCCGGTCCTCTTCGAAACTG ATTGTAAGCCATGATGGGAAGAAGGTGAAACGAAAACTTCCCTTTACTGAGAAAGAGAAAGAGGAGCTGCAG TTACGCACCGTTATAGCGGAAAATCTACCCGATGATCACTCACATCAGAACATTCAGAAAATTTTCAATGTGGTTGGAAG CATCAAAGCAATTCGAATATGCCAACCACAGGATCCAAATGCTTCACGTTCTTCCAAAGGCGATGCAGTCATTAGCAACAAG CTCCATGCATTAGTTGAGTATGAGAACCACCGAACAGCAGAAAAGGCG GCTGAGAAACTGAATGATGAAAGAAACTGGAGAGAAGGCATGCGCGTGAGGGTGATGCTGAGACGTTCG CCAAAATCCGTGCTAAAGAACAGAAAATCAGAGTTCGAAGGATATCTAGACAACGATGAAGGTCCCTCGATGTCTCACGAGGAAGATTCATCCTCTCGGGCAAACGTTTCGGAATCATTCGAG GCTGAGGAAACTTCAGCTGGATCGAAGAAGACGTGGGCTAAAAACCGAGCAAAAACTAAGCCTCGCAATCAACTTCAAACTGCACGAAGCCTGCCTACAAcaagttcgagttcgagttcgagttGCTCGGTTTTGGGCGAAATATCTGCTAAACAGAACAAGAAAGGGCCAAGAATGCCGGATGGAACAAGGGGTTTCACTATGGGGAGGGGGAAGTCACTTAGTGTCCCCGTCCATTCAAGTTAA
- the LOC140824393 gene encoding uncharacterized protein: MDYVSEPTSPLKQNTKMEVISPSPTVPFDFHTPCVSSYISFPSSPQSLGTTFFYSAPSSPVRGSAFCRQDFHGDDKCSPSSAVPFYWEEKPGIPKEEYFSRAEDGDFRGTDFQFDSSGNLERFPLSADELFDGGKIRPLKPPPGFQYNQNKPSGFPKSPRSPTKLIVEAFTSRHGKKKDFDPFAAALDETRKSNIQEHVNGDERERKKKLSDSSNHPTGSTHKGTRSLSPFRVSDLLSNEEPTENNRSDKASLSSASSFSSLWHKKWKIKDLLLFRSASESWATDNNQMMKKNSCLRKTHDRDEFTESSFSSTASGESESSRRISVPPISAHKFHHSVKRTVFEEMRKKSLLPHRQGILGCLGFHQTVPEIHQTRDLDLFP; the protein is encoded by the coding sequence ATGGATTATGTATCTGAACCCACTTCACCTCTGAAGCAGAACACCAAAATGGAAGTAATTTCACCATCTCCAACTGTACCCTTCGACTTCCACACTCCCTGCGTTTCGTCCTACATCAGCTTCCCTTCTAGCCCTCAGAGCCTCGGCACTACCTTCTTCTACAGCGCCCCCAGCAGTCCCGTACGGGGCTCCGCCTTCTGCCGCCAAGATTTCCACGGCGACGACAAGTGCTCTCCGTCGTCGGCAGTTCCTTTCTACTGGGAAGAAAAACCTGGAATTCCTAAAGAAGAATACTTCAGCAGGGCCGAGGATGGTGATTTCAGAGGTACAGACTTTCAGTTCGATTCCAGTGGAAATCTCGAGAGGTTTCCTTTATCGGCCGACGAGCTTTTTGATGGGGGAAAAATCAGACCATTAAAGCCGCCACCTGGGTTTCAGTACAACCAGAACAAGCCTTCGGGTTTTCCGAAATCACCTCGTTCGCCCACGAAACTGATCGTCGAAGCATTCACATCGCGCCACGGGAAGAAGAAAGATTTCGACCCCTTTGCTGCAGCCTTGGACGAGACGCGAAAATCAAACATTCAAGAACACGTAAATGGCGACGaaagagaaagaaaaaaaaaattaagcgaTTCATCCAATCACCCTACAGGTTCCACGCACAAAGGGACGAGATCTTTATCCCCGTTCCGAGTTTCTGATCTGTTATCCAATGAAGAACCCACTGAGAATAATCGTTCTGACAAGGCTTCACTCTCTTCTGCTTCGTCTTTCTCTTCACTCTGGCATAAAAAATGGAAGATCAAGGACTTGTTGCTATTCAGAAGTGCATCAGAAAGCTGGGCAACAGATAACAATCAGATGATGAAGAAAAATTCGTGCTTGAGGAAAACCCACGATCGAGATGAATTTACAGAATCAAGTTTTAGTTCAACTGCAAGTGGTGAATCAGAATCGAGCAGGAGAATATCAGTGCCGCCGATCTCAGCTCATAAATTTCATCACAGTGTAAAAAGAACCGTGTTCGAGGAAATGAGGAAGAAGAGTCTGTTACCACACAGACAAGGGATATTGGGTTGCTTGGGATTTCACCAAACTGTTCCTGAAATTCATCAAACCCGTGATCTCGATCTGTTTCCTTGA
- the LOC140823801 gene encoding pumilio homolog 23, whose translation MRKMGRQEKKRNVAGGSRAATFKAKKFTEEKTTNTPQASFIRKLVDPETTKYFTEISNVIEGTEIDLEQRSAICGNALEEARGKELELATDYIISHTMQTLLEGCSCDQLCSFLRSSAKKFSHIAMDRSGSHVAESALKSLAMHLEDDDTYSLVGETLTALCQEIVVNVGDIMCNSYGSHVLRRLLCFCKGVSVDTPEFHSTKPSVVLAERLNLRSSKLEGNDLQQRQSFPDQLTFLISEMLNPLRVDIATIQLNPYSSLVLQTALKLLAGNEPELLRIIPILLGCSADKDLEGNLIEAGKKILHLVEENAYSHLMEVILAESPDGLYNQIFTKVFKASLFKMSSHPYANFVVQALVSHARSREHVKVIWEELGTKFKVLFEMGKSGVVAALLAASQRLRIYEHEFCQALSDAVHNADEPSASIIPRILFLDNYFSSNVKDNWNWPNGVKMQVLGSLILQSIFKFPSEYIKVYIVAIVSLEVNHVIEVSKDPTGNRVIEAFLNSNASSKQKRKLIIKLQGRFGELSVHPSGSFIIDKCFTASNISLRETIVSELLLVQTELSKTKQGPYLLKKLDVERFARRPEQWRSSQTSKVSTYKDFQAAFGTKETQSSRSSNFLADSSHKSQPETLKGMRNEINTFFSSGSPFLAHQGSTKNKRSFNKRVTESNGFPKDGVAGYSFRRKTKKIKIRNG comes from the exons ATGAGGAAAATGGGAAGAcaagaaaagaagagaaatgTTGCAGGTGGCTCGCGTGCTGCAACCTTCAAAGCTAAAAAATTTACCGAGGAAAAAACAACCAACACACCACAGGCATCGTTTATCAG AAAGTTGGTTGACCCAGAGACAACAAAATACTTCACCGAGATATCAAATGTGATAGAAGGAACTGAGATTGACCTAGAGCAGCGCTCAGCTATTTGTGGTAATGCTTTGGAAGAAGCTAGAGGAAAAGAGCTAGAACTTGCAACTGATTACATCATTAGCCATACCATGCAAACTCTTCTGGAAGGCTGTTCTTGTGACCAGCTTTGTTCTTTTCTTCGAAGCAGTGCGAAGAAATTTtcacatattgctatggatagGTCTGGCTCACATGTTGCTGAATCAGCCCTCAAGTCTTTGGCCATGCACCTTGAGGATGACGACACTTATTCTCTTGTTGGGGAGACGCTAACTGCATTATGCCAG GAAATTGTTGTCAATGTTGGTGATATAATGTGCAATTCTTATGGATCCCATGTTCTGCGGAGACTGCTTTGTTTTTGTAAAGGAGTTTCTGTAGACACCCCGGAGTTTCACAGCACAAAGCCGTCAGTTGTTCTGGCTGAACGTTTGAATCTGAGATCCTCCAAGTTGGAGGGTAATGATTTACAACAGCGCCAGTCATTTCCTGATCAACTGACATTTCTCATATCAGAAATGTTGAACCCTTTGAGAGTGGACATTGCAACCATACAATTGAATCCTTACAGTAGTTTGGTTCTTCAG ACCGCTTTGAAATTATTAGCTGGAAACGAACCGGAGTTGTTGCGCATAATTCCCATTCTCCTTGGCTGCAGTGCGGACAAAGACTTGGAAGGAAATTTAATAGAAGCAGGAAAAAAAATTCTACATTTGGTGGAAGAAAATGCTTACAGCCATTTAATGGAG GTTATATTGGCAGAGTCTCCTGATGGCTTATATAACCAAATATTCACAAAAGTTTTCAAGGCTTCTTTGTTCAAGATGTCATCGCATCCCTACGCTAACTTTGTTGTGCAAGCATTGGTGTCCCATGCCAGAAGTCGTGAGCAT GTAAAGGTAATTTGGGAGGAACTAGGTACGAAGTTTAAGGTTCTTTTTGAAATGGGCAAGTCAGGAGTTGTTGCGGCTCTTCTTGCTGCTAGTCAAAGACTTCGGATCTATGAGCATGAG TTTTGTCAGGCCCTTTCTGATGCTGTGCATAATGCGGATGAGCCTTCAGCGTCCATCATTCCGCGGATATTGTTTCTTGACAATTACTTCAGTTCTAATGTTAAAGACAACTGGAATTGGCCAAATGGTGTCAAAATGCAAGTTCTAGGTTCTTTGATTCTGCAGTCAATTTTCAAATTTCCAAGT GAATACATAAAAGTATATATTGTTGCCATTGTATCCTTAGAGGTTAACCATGTTATTGAAGTATCAAAGGATCCCACTGGTAACCGGGTAATCGAGGCCTTTCTCAACTCAAATGCTTCATCTAAGCAGAAGCGGAAGCTAATCATAAA GCTTCAAGGACGTTTTGGAGAGCTTTCTGTGCATCCTTCTGGTTCATTTATAATTGATAAATGCTTTACTGCGAGCAATATATCTCTGAGAGAAACAATTGTATCAGAACTACTACTTGTCCAAACAGAGCTATCCAAGACTAAACAGGGCCCTTACCTCTTGAAGAAACTTGACGTTGAGAG ATTCGCAAGGCGCCCGGAACAATGGAGATCTAGTCAAACTTCTAAAGTATCCACTTACAAGGATTTCCAGGCAGCATTTGGAACAAAGGAGACACAGTCATCCCGAAGCTCTAACTTTCTGGCAGATTCAAGTCACAAGTCACAACCAGAAACATTAAAGGGCATGAGAAACGAGATCAATACTTTTTTCTCTTCAGGTTCCCCATTTTTGGCTCACCAGGGTTCCACTAAAAATAAAAGGTCATTCAATAAGCGGGTGACAGAAAGCAATGGGTTTCCCAAAGACGGCGTTGCCGGTTATTCTTTCAGAAGAAAAACCAAAAAGATCAAAATTAGAAATGGTTAG
- the LOC140823802 gene encoding probable carboxylesterase 12, translating to MFAGKNSILLLLLTYSLHLLLTTSFAANSANDKILYDIYPFIRVYRNGTIQRFIGQGFLPATTDPRTGVQSKDISIVKELNISARIYLPKNANPGYKIPLLVYYHGGGFFTESAFSPNYHHHLNSLVARANIIAVSVNYRLAPEHPLPIAFQDSWLALKWVFHHSSGNGGEPWLTKYADFGRVYLGGDSAGGTLAHHMAIRVGMEKSDPGVKVNGMFLNCPYFWGKRLVGNESADANARKSLEALWLHAYPNTTGLDDPLVNPGMDPGLKMLGCKRVLVYVAGNDGLRFRGWYYMQVLKKSGWNGIVKVVEVQGENHVFSVINPTTPKAIAMLKVLAFFLNQ from the coding sequence ATGTTTGCTGGTAAGAATTCCATTCTCCTCTTACTGTTAACCTACAGTCTTCATTTACTACTTACCACATCATTTGCTGCAAACTCCGCTAATGATAAAATCCTATACGATATTTATCCCTTCATAAGAGTATACAGAAATGGTACCATTCAGAGATTCATCGGACAAGGTTTTCTTCCTGCAACAACGGATCCAAGAACTGGGGTTCAATCCAAAGACATAAGCATTGTGAAAGAACTCAATATTTCTGCCAGAATTTACCTTCCTAAAAACGCTAATCCAGGCTACAAAATCCCACTCCTTGTATACTATCATGGCGGTGGGTTCTTCACCGAATCCGCCTTCTCTCCAAATTACCATCACCATCTGAACTCACTCGTCGCGAGGGCTAACATTATCGCCGTATCAGTTAATTACAGATTAGCCCCCGAGCACCCTCTTCCCATTGCTTTTCAAGATTCATGGTTAGCACTGAAATGGGTATTTCATCACTCCAGTGGGAATGGTGGTGAGCCGTGGCTGACAAAGTATGCCGATTTTGGGCGTGTTTATTTAGGTGGAGACAGCGCAGGTGGCACCCTTGCACATCATATGGCAATCCGGGTCGGAATGGAGAAATCGGATCCTGGTGTAAAAGTTAACGGGATGTTTCTCAATTGTCCATATTTTTGGGGGAAGAGGCTGGTTGGGAATGAATCTGCGGATGCCAATGCAAGAAAATCCTTGGAAGCACTCTGGTTACATGCATACCCGAATACCACAGGGCTGGATGACCCGTTGGTGAATCCGGGTATGGATCCGGGTCTCAAGATGCTTGGGTGCAAAAGGGTTTTGGTCTATGTGGCTGGAAATGATGGCTTAAGGTTTAGGGGTTGGTATTACATGCAAGTACTGAAGAAAAGTGGGTGGAATGGGATTGTCAAGGTTGTGGAGGTCCAAGGGGAAAACCATGTCTTCAGTGTGATCAATCCCACCACCCCCAAAGCTATTGCGATGCTCAAAGTTTTGGCTTTTTTCCTCAACCAGTGA
- the LOC140823803 gene encoding pentatricopeptide repeat-containing protein At2g15690, mitochondrial-like translates to MVLPAMAIRRARFSSNVAACLYKISPSVAFISNPKSRTITLTVNLSLHTIRSLSTSAAPEDFQRRVSQSSSSLGFNQNPENQWDSRNNGTHRNNDFQNMNQGYANQRNLNPGQGYYQQGGSDPSANSPSQNQNYPPPRGNANQWNNHQNQGFAQNQNPNFNRNYPPQGGYQRNQGYPQNYDQSPNYPQQGGANPRSGDFSQNFNQGYPQRQSQNQWGSHGQNAAGHVQNQVPVANDQATSSGEPSDIVDILSLCREGKLKEAIEHMDKGVPANAECFSLLFALCGRSKKLEEAKKVHDYFLRSTFRGDLQLNNKVLDMYSNCGSMTDARRVFDHMPDRNIDSWHLMISGYAANGLGDDGLGMYEQMRMLGVRPTEQTFMAVFEACASAEAIEEGFLHFESMKADYGITPGMEHYLGLIGVLGKSGHLAEVMAYVKTLPFEPTAVIWEESMNYARIHGDIDLEDHTEELMVSLDPSKAIANKIPTPPPKKQSAMNMLVGRNRITEFRSPTLYKDDEKLLAAKKEQVYVPDTRYVLHDIDQEAKEQALLYHSERLAIAYGLISTPARTPLRIIKNLRICGDCHNAIKIMSRIVGRELIVRDNKRFHHFKDGKCSCNDYW, encoded by the coding sequence ATGGTGTTACCTGCCATGGCGATTCGCAGGGCTCGATTTTCTTCAAACGTTGCAGCTTGTCTCTACAAGATAAGCCCATCTGTTGCCTTCATTTCAAACCCCAAATCACGAACCATAACCTTAACTGTAAACCTTTCACTCCACACAATTAGAAGCCTCTCAACCTCAGCTGCGCCAGAAGATTTCCAGAGGCGGGTTTCTCAGTCTTCTTCTTCTTTGGGTTTCAATCAAAACCCTGAAAATCAGTGGGATTCGCGAAACAATGGTACCCACCGAAACAATGATTTTCAGAATATGAATCAGGGTTATGCAAATCAAAGAAATTTGAATCCAGGTCAGGGATATTACCAGCAGGGAGGTTCAGACCCTAGCGCGAATTCTCCAAGTCAGAACCAGAATTATCCACCTCCCCGTGGAAATGCTAATCAGTGGAACAACCATCAAAATCAAGGATTTGCGCAAAATCAGAATCCAAATTTTAATAGGAATTATCCTCCCCAAGGAGGTTATCAGCGGAACCAGGGTTATCCTCAAAACTACGATCAGAGTCCTAATTATCCGCAGCAAGGAGGTGCAAATCCAAGGAGTGGTGATTTTAGTCAGAACTTTAATCAGGGGTATCCTCAGAGACAAAGCCAGAATCAATGGGGATCACATGGGCAAAATGCTGCTGGCCATGTACAGAATCAAGTTCCTGTAGCGAACGATCAAGCAACGAGTTCTGGTGAGCCTTCTGACATTGTTGACATTTTGAGTCTATGTCGCGAGGGGAAGCTTAAAGAAGCGATTGAACATATGGACAAGGGTGTTCCTGCCAATGCCGAATGTTTCAGTTTACTTTTTGCTTTGTGTGGGAGATCGAAGAAACTTGAGGAGGCGAAGAAAGTTCATGATTACTTCTTGAGGTCTACTTTTAGGGGTGATTTGCAACTGAATAATAAAGTTCTTGATATGTATTCAAATTGTGGAAGTATGACTGATGCACGTAGAGTTTTTGATCACATGCCCGATAGGAACATAGATTCTTGGCACCTGATGATTAGTGGGTATGCAGCAAATGGGCTTGGTGACGACGGGTTGGGAATGTACGAGCAGATGAGGATGTTGGGGGTACGGCCGACTGAGCAAACTTTTATGGCTGTTTTTGAGGCTTGTGCTAGTGCTGAAGCTATTGAAGAGGGTTTTTTACATTTCGAATCAATGAAGGCTGATTATGGGATTACTCCAGGGATGGAACATTATTTGGGACTTATTGGCGTCCTTGGAAAGTCTGGGCATCTGGCAGAGGTTATGGCATATGTCAAAACTCTTCCATTTGAGCCTACGGCTGTTATCTGGGAGGAGTCGATGAATTATGCTCGTATACATGGAGACATTGATCTTGAAGATCATACCGAGGAGTTGATGGTCAGCCTTGACCCTTCAAAGGCTATAGCCAACAAGATCCCCACTCCTCCGCCAAAGAAGCAGTCAGCAATGAACATGCTTGTTGGGAGGAACAGGATAACGGAGTTCCGTAGCCCAACTCTATACAAGGATGATGAGAAGTTGTTGGCTGCGAAAAAAGAGCAAGTTTATGTGCCTGACACTAGATATGTTCTCCATGACATCGATCAGGAGGCAAAGGAGCAAGCTCTGCTTTACCATAGCGAACGACTAGCAATTGCCTACGGTCTGATTAGTACTCCTGCAAGGACACCTCTTCGGATCATTAAGAACCTTCGAATTTGTGGTGATTGTCACAATGCTATTAAAATCATGTCGAGAATTGTTGGCAGGGAGTTGATTGTTAGAGACAACAAAAGATTTCATCATTTCAAGGATGGAAAATGCTCTTGTAATGACTACTGGTAA
- the LOC140823804 gene encoding protein disulfide-isomerase SCO2: MLPLNPSSISRVPRPQILTFPPLSYPLLPTTDAFRCRASAENTAPRWWFNFPAAPDASAVFGRIGQGLSENIGSTIASNSNSKNTKINAKEKWSRDRESYLTDNGDALPLPMTYPNSSPVSPEEIEKRLKCDPEIQDCKPMVYEWTGKCRSCQGTGLVSYYNKRGKETICKCIPCLGVGYVQKITARYDIDVMEDLDNGKPP; the protein is encoded by the exons ATGTTGCCCTTAAACCCCAGCTCAATTTCTCGTGTCCCAAGACCTCAAATCCTCACATTCCCACCTCTCTCTTATCCTCTTCTGCCGACCACAGACGCCTTCCGCTGCCGCGCCTCCGCAGAGAACACAGCCCCGCGGTGGTGGTTCAACTTCCCCGCTGCACCTGACGCCTCTGCGGTCTTTGGAAGGATCGGCCAGGGTTTATCGGAGAACATTGGCTCCACCATTGCCAGTAATAGTAACAGCAAGAACACTAAGATTAATGCGAAGGAGAAGTGGTCGCGTGACCGCGAGAGCTATTTGACTGACAATGGCGATGCTCTACCTCTTCCCATGACTTACCCGAATTCTTCGCCAGTATCACCGGAGGAAATTGAAAAGAGGCTTAAATGCGACCCTGAAAttcag GATTGTAAGCCGATGGTTTACGAATGGACTGGGAAGTGCCGCAGTTGCCAAGGAACAGGATTAGTGAGCTACTACAACAAAAGAGGGAAGGAGACAATATGCAAGTGCATCCCTTGCCTTGGTGTTG GATATGTACAGAAGATAACAGCACGATACGATATTGATGTGATGGAGGATTTGGATAATGGAAAACCACCTTGA